A single genomic interval of Picosynechococcus sp. PCC 7003 harbors:
- a CDS encoding fatty acid desaturase, whose protein sequence is MTSVTVRPSATTLLEKHPNLRLRDILDTLPRSVYEINPLKAWSRVLLSVAAVVGCYALLAIAPWYLLLPVWFLTGTALTGFFVIGHDCGHRSFSRKNWVNNLVGHLAFLPLIYPFHSWRILHNHHHRYTNNMDEDNAWAPFTPELYDDSPAFIKAVYRAIRGKLWWTASIIHQLKLHFNWFAFEGKQREQVRFSALFVIIAGAIAFPVMFYTLGVWGVVKFWLMPWLGYHFWMSTFTLVHHTVPEIPFSYRDKWNEAIAQLSGTVHCDYPKWVEVLCHDINVHVPHHLSTGIPSYNLRKAYASIKENWGEYLYETKFSWELMKAITEQCHLYDAEHNYISFAQHQKR, encoded by the coding sequence ATGACATCAGTTACTGTGCGCCCTAGTGCCACAACTCTTTTAGAAAAGCATCCAAATCTACGGCTACGGGATATTCTCGATACATTGCCCCGTTCCGTCTACGAAATAAATCCGCTAAAAGCTTGGTCTAGGGTGCTGTTAAGTGTGGCGGCGGTGGTGGGTTGTTATGCCCTCTTAGCGATCGCCCCTTGGTATTTACTATTACCCGTTTGGTTTTTAACTGGAACTGCCCTAACGGGTTTTTTTGTGATTGGCCATGATTGTGGGCACCGCTCCTTTTCCCGCAAAAATTGGGTCAATAATTTAGTCGGTCACCTTGCCTTTTTACCCCTCATCTATCCGTTCCATAGCTGGCGTATTCTCCACAACCATCACCACCGCTACACCAACAACATGGATGAGGACAATGCCTGGGCACCCTTTACCCCTGAGTTGTACGATGACTCTCCGGCCTTTATCAAAGCCGTTTACCGAGCAATTCGCGGCAAACTGTGGTGGACTGCTTCGATCATCCACCAACTGAAACTCCACTTCAATTGGTTCGCCTTTGAAGGAAAACAACGGGAACAGGTGCGCTTTTCCGCCTTATTCGTGATTATCGCTGGGGCGATCGCCTTTCCGGTGATGTTCTACACCCTCGGCGTTTGGGGCGTTGTGAAATTCTGGCTGATGCCCTGGCTTGGCTACCATTTCTGGATGAGCACCTTCACCCTTGTGCACCACACCGTACCGGAAATTCCCTTTAGCTACCGGGACAAATGGAATGAGGCGATCGCCCAACTTTCTGGCACTGTCCACTGCGACTATCCCAAGTGGGTCGAAGTCCTTTGCCACGACATTAATGTCCATGTGCCTCACCACCTCTCCACGGGCATTCCCTCCTACAATCTCCGCAAAGCCTACGCCAGCATCAAAGAAAATTGGGGTGAATATCTCTACGAAACCAAATTTTCTTGGGAGTTGATGAAAGCGATCACCGAGCAATGCCACCTCTATGACGCTGAGCACAATTACATTTCCTTTGCCCAACATCAAAAACGCTAA
- a CDS encoding TMEM165/GDT1 family protein, whose protein sequence is MTASHPPKQERPWSIWTVFGSTFLTIFIAEMGDKTQLATLLISAQAASPWVVFLGAALALVSTSLLGVIIGYWLARKLAPDILDMFVGVLLLVISGLLIVDMLAV, encoded by the coding sequence ATGACGGCCAGTCACCCCCCCAAACAGGAAAGACCCTGGAGTATTTGGACTGTTTTCGGCTCCACTTTTTTGACGATTTTCATTGCAGAAATGGGGGACAAAACCCAGTTGGCCACCCTTTTAATTTCGGCCCAAGCGGCTTCTCCCTGGGTGGTCTTTTTGGGGGCCGCCCTTGCCCTCGTGAGTACGAGCTTGTTGGGCGTGATCATTGGCTACTGGCTCGCCCGGAAGTTGGCCCCCGATATTTTGGATATGTTTGTTGGCGTGCTGCTGCTCGTGATTTCTGGTCTGCTGATCGTGGATATGCTGGCAGTCTAA
- a CDS encoding TMEM165/GDT1 family protein: MDWQLLSLTFITVFLAEIGDKSQLAAIALGGSSKSPIAVFFGSVTALIITSLLGVIAGGAFAAFIPAQILKGLAAIGFATLAVRLLWHPTPVNEKHED; the protein is encoded by the coding sequence ATCGATTGGCAATTACTAAGTCTCACTTTTATTACCGTCTTTCTGGCAGAAATTGGTGACAAGAGTCAACTGGCGGCGATCGCCCTGGGGGGCAGTTCCAAATCACCCATTGCTGTATTTTTCGGCTCCGTGACGGCTTTGATTATCACCAGCCTCTTAGGTGTCATTGCCGGGGGAGCCTTTGCTGCTTTTATTCCCGCCCAGATTCTTAAGGGTTTAGCGGCCATCGGTTTTGCGACCCTCGCCGTGCGGTTACTGTGGCACCCGACCCCAGTGAATGAGAAACACGAGGATTAA